One Ferribacterium limneticum genomic window, AAGGAACACAAGGGGCGCAACGAAGGTCTGGCCACCCGCGGCACGAAAGTGTCGTTCGGTGAGTGGGGCCTCAAGGCAACCGGTCGTGGCCGCCTGACGGCGCGTCAGATCGAAGCTGCTCGTCGCGCCATGACCCGCCACATCAAGCGTGGCGGTCGCATCTGGATCCGTATCTTCCCGGACAAGCCGATTTCCAAGAAGCCGGCCGAGGTTCGTATGGGTAACGGTAAGGGTAATCCGGAGTACTGGGTCGCCGAAATCCAGCCGGGCAAAGTGCTGTATGAGATGGATGGTGTCAATGAAGCCCTAGCGCGCGAAGCTTTTGCACTCGCTGCCGCCAAGTTGCCGATTGCCACCACCTTCGTGACTCGTCATCTGGGGTAATCATGAAAGCTAGTGAATTGAGAACCAAGAGCGTGGACGAGCTCAACAAGGAATTGCTGGACCTGTTGAGGGCCCAGTTCGGTATGCGTATGCAGCTTGCTACCCAGCAGCTGTCCAATACCAGCCAAATGTCCAAGGTGCGTCGCGACATCGCTCGCGTTCGCACGCTTATCCGTGAAAAGGCGGTGCAGCAATGAGCGAAACCACCAGTATCAAACGTACTCTCGTCGGTCGCGTTGTCAGCGACAAGATGGAAAAGACGGTTACCGTCCTCGTCGAACGCAAGGTCAAGCACCCCATGTACGGCAAGGTGATGGTTCGTTCCAAGAAGTATCATGCCCATAACGAGGGCAACTCGGCTAAGGCTGGTGATCTCGTCGAGATCGTCGAAACCCGTCCGGTTTCGCGTACCAAGACCTGGGCAGTGACGAGTGTTCTTGAGAAGGCGATCGTTGTATAACGAAAGTTTCTTAAAATGCTTGCGTAGTCTTGAAAGAAGCCGGTATAATCCGGCTTCTTTTTTGCGGCCCTCGTCCTGAGGGTTTGCGAAGTTGTTCAACCCGTACGGGTTCCAAGACTGACCGCGCAAGCGGATTAAGTTGGAGTTAATTTAAATGATTCAGATGCAGACAACTCTGGATGTCGCCGATAACACCGGCGCACGTTCAGTAATGTGTATCAAAGTGCTCGGTGGATCCAGGCGCCGCTATGCTGGTATTGGTGACATCATCAAGGTCAGCATCAAGGATGCTGCGCCGCGTGGCCGCGTCAAGAAGGGCGATGTCTACAATGCCGTGGTGGTTCGTACCGCCAAGGGCGTTCGTCGTCCCGATGGTTCGCTGGTTCGCTTTGATGGCAATGCCGCCGTTCTTCTCAACAACAAGCTCGAGCCGATCGGCACGCGCATCTTTGGCCCGGTAACCCGCGAACTGCGTACCGAGCGCTTCATGAAGATCGTGTCCCTGGCTCCTGAAGTGCTGTAAGGACTGGCTATGGAAAAGATTCGTAAAGGCGACGAAATCGTCGTAATTACCGGTAAAGACAAAGGCAAGCACGGTACCGTGCTGCGTCGTGTCGATGATGAGCATGTGCTCGTCGAGGGTGTCAATCGTGCCAAGAAGCACGTCAAGCCAAACCCCGTAAAGGGTGTGGCGGGTGGCATCGTTGATAAAGACATGCCGATTCATATCTCCAATGTTGCGCTGTTCAATCCGGCGACCAAGAAGGCCGACCGTGTTGGCATCAAGGCGCTTGAGGATGGCCGCAAGGTTCGCGTGTTCAAGTCGAACGGCGAACTGGTCAACGCATAAGGAGTGGTCATGGCGCGTTTGCAAGAGTTTTACAAAGAAACCGTTGTTGCTGATCTGAGCAAGCAATTTGGTTACAAGTCCGTGATGGAAGTTCCGCGCATCACCAAGATCACCCTGAACATGGGTGTCGGTGAGGCGGTGGCTGACAAGAAGGTCCTCGAGAACGCCGTTGGCGACATGCAGAAGATCGCAGGTCAAAAGCCGGTGACGACCAAGGCCCGCAAGTCTATTGCCGGCTTCAAGATTCGTGACGGTTACCCGATCGGTTGCATGGTCACGCTGCGTGGTCCGCGCATGTTCGAGTTCCTCGATCGTCTGGTCACCGTTGCGCTGCCGCGAGTTCGCGACTTCCGTGGTGTTTCTGGCAAGGGTTTTGATGGCCAGGGCAACTACAACATGGGCGTCAAAGAGCAGATCATTTTCCCGGAAATCGAGTACGACAAGATCGATGCTCTGCGGGGTATGAACATCAGCATCACCACGACCGCGAAATCCGACGCAGAAGCCAAGGCTCTGTTGGCGGCGTTCAAGTTCCCGTTCAAGAATTGAGGCAATCATGGCAAAACTTGCTCTGATCAACCGTGAAGAAAAGCGCCGCAAGCTTGTGGCTCAGTACGCCAAGAAGCGTGCTGCCCTCGAGGCGATTTTCAATAACGCGAGCCTGTCGGACGATGAGCGTTACGCTGCCCGTCTGAAGTTCCAGGCCCTGCCGCGCAATTCGAGCCCGTCTCGTCTGCGCAACCGCTGCCAGCTGACCGGTCGTCCGCGTGGTGTTTTCCGTAAGTTCGGTCTGTGCCGTCACAAGATCCGCGAACTGGCCTTCAATGGCGAAGTTCCGGGTGTTGTTAAAGCCAGCTGGTAAAAAGGAGATTCAGAAATGGCTATGAGCGATCCGATCGCGGACATGCTGACTCGCATCCGCAACGCCCAGCTCGCCGAGAAGGCGTCTGTCTCCATGCCCTCGTCCAAAGTCAAGGTGGCTATCGCCGCCGTGCTCAAGGATGAAGGTTACGTTGATGATTTCGCAGTTCGTCAGGCTGATGGCAAGCCGACCCTCGATATCGCACTCAAATATTACGCCGGTCGCCCGGTCATTGAGCGCATCGAGCGTGTCTCCAAGCCCGGTCTGCGTATCTACAAGGGTTGCGAAGACATTCCTCGCGTCATGAACGGTCTGGGTGTCGCCATCGTGTCGACCCCAAAGGGCGTCATGACTGATCGCAAGGCTCGCGCCAGCAAGGTCGGCGGCGAAGTTCTCTGCATCGTGGCATAAGGGGATATCGATGTCTCGTATTGGTAAGAATCCCATCGTTTTGCCGGCTGGCGTTGAAGTTTCGGTTGGTGCGGACATTACCGTCAAGGGGCCTTTGGGTACCTTGAAGGCAATTACGCATCCGTCCGTGACGATTTCCGTTGAAGGTCAGAACGTCCAGGTTTCCAAGGTTGAAGGCGCCGCTAACGCAG contains:
- the rplX gene encoding 50S ribosomal protein L24; the encoded protein is MEKIRKGDEIVVITGKDKGKHGTVLRRVDDEHVLVEGVNRAKKHVKPNPVKGVAGGIVDKDMPIHISNVALFNPATKKADRVGIKALEDGRKVRVFKSNGELVNA
- the rpsN gene encoding 30S ribosomal protein S14 — protein: MAKLALINREEKRRKLVAQYAKKRAALEAIFNNASLSDDERYAARLKFQALPRNSSPSRLRNRCQLTGRPRGVFRKFGLCRHKIRELAFNGEVPGVVKASW
- the rpsH gene encoding 30S ribosomal protein S8 is translated as MAMSDPIADMLTRIRNAQLAEKASVSMPSSKVKVAIAAVLKDEGYVDDFAVRQADGKPTLDIALKYYAGRPVIERIERVSKPGLRIYKGCEDIPRVMNGLGVAIVSTPKGVMTDRKARASKVGGEVLCIVA
- the rpmC gene encoding 50S ribosomal protein L29, giving the protein MKASELRTKSVDELNKELLDLLRAQFGMRMQLATQQLSNTSQMSKVRRDIARVRTLIREKAVQQ
- the rplP gene encoding 50S ribosomal protein L16, coding for MLQPNRRKFRKEHKGRNEGLATRGTKVSFGEWGLKATGRGRLTARQIEAARRAMTRHIKRGGRIWIRIFPDKPISKKPAEVRMGNGKGNPEYWVAEIQPGKVLYEMDGVNEALAREAFALAAAKLPIATTFVTRHLG
- the rpsQ gene encoding 30S ribosomal protein S17, with protein sequence MSETTSIKRTLVGRVVSDKMEKTVTVLVERKVKHPMYGKVMVRSKKYHAHNEGNSAKAGDLVEIVETRPVSRTKTWAVTSVLEKAIVV
- the rplE gene encoding 50S ribosomal protein L5, yielding MARLQEFYKETVVADLSKQFGYKSVMEVPRITKITLNMGVGEAVADKKVLENAVGDMQKIAGQKPVTTKARKSIAGFKIRDGYPIGCMVTLRGPRMFEFLDRLVTVALPRVRDFRGVSGKGFDGQGNYNMGVKEQIIFPEIEYDKIDALRGMNISITTTAKSDAEAKALLAAFKFPFKN
- the rplN gene encoding 50S ribosomal protein L14; amino-acid sequence: MIQMQTTLDVADNTGARSVMCIKVLGGSRRRYAGIGDIIKVSIKDAAPRGRVKKGDVYNAVVVRTAKGVRRPDGSLVRFDGNAAVLLNNKLEPIGTRIFGPVTRELRTERFMKIVSLAPEVL